A window of Brachybacterium fresconis contains these coding sequences:
- a CDS encoding M14 family zinc carboxypeptidase, whose amino-acid sequence MNEERPVQVDTDFPGGNAVIEHVGADRIELRPDLRDTLGDWFYWCIRVRGAAGRDLTVQVRRDAGPGIGVRGPAVSKDGGRHWTWLGADAVTGDEFTLSVPEHAAELRLSFGMSYTAEHLERFLTANAAHSALERGLLTRSDRGRRVDLLRLGNLHGTQDRRVLLTCRHHACEMMASHVLEGLMAEVLSGVAEYAHWLREHVEFVVVPVVDVDGVARGDQGKNRAPHDHARDYGPEGGLYPETRAISQLIEDTGRFDAVLDLHCPNVAGPTNQRGYFVGSEGAENWDAVQRLAAALEEETAAGPLPYRRADDLPFGTAWNGPANYISRDGRDIPLTSLDAFLADRVDVGTHAVFEFPYADAHGAEVDDASARAFGVALARSLSLHLAERNRD is encoded by the coding sequence ATGAACGAAGAGCGGCCCGTGCAGGTGGATACGGATTTCCCCGGCGGCAACGCGGTCATCGAGCACGTCGGGGCAGATCGCATCGAGCTCCGCCCCGACCTGCGCGACACGCTCGGAGACTGGTTCTACTGGTGCATCCGCGTGCGCGGAGCGGCGGGCCGGGACCTCACCGTGCAGGTCCGTCGTGATGCCGGTCCCGGGATCGGCGTGCGCGGGCCAGCGGTCAGCAAGGACGGCGGGCGCCACTGGACATGGCTCGGAGCGGACGCTGTCACCGGGGACGAATTCACCCTGTCGGTTCCGGAGCACGCCGCCGAGCTGCGGCTGTCCTTCGGGATGTCCTACACCGCGGAGCACCTCGAGCGCTTCCTCACGGCGAACGCCGCGCACTCCGCCCTCGAACGCGGATTGCTGACTCGCTCGGACCGAGGACGCCGTGTGGACCTCCTCCGCCTCGGGAACCTGCACGGCACCCAGGACCGTCGTGTTCTCCTCACCTGCCGCCATCACGCCTGCGAGATGATGGCCAGCCACGTCCTGGAAGGTTTGATGGCCGAGGTACTCTCGGGCGTTGCCGAGTACGCGCACTGGCTCAGGGAACACGTCGAGTTCGTCGTCGTCCCCGTCGTCGATGTCGACGGTGTCGCTCGCGGGGACCAGGGCAAGAATCGAGCACCTCACGACCACGCCCGGGATTACGGGCCCGAGGGCGGGCTGTACCCCGAGACCCGCGCGATCTCGCAGCTCATCGAGGACACCGGACGATTCGACGCGGTGCTCGACCTGCACTGCCCGAACGTGGCCGGCCCGACGAATCAGCGCGGCTACTTCGTCGGCTCCGAGGGCGCCGAGAACTGGGATGCGGTGCAACGGCTCGCCGCAGCTCTCGAGGAGGAGACCGCCGCGGGCCCCCTGCCGTACCGGCGCGCCGACGATCTGCCCTTCGGCACCGCTTGGAACGGCCCCGCGAACTACATCAGCCGCGACGGCCGAGACATTCCCCTGACCTCTCTCGACGCGTTCCTCGCCGACCGGGTGGACGTCGGGACGCACGCCGTGTTCGAATTTCCCTACGCGGACGCCCACGGTGCCGAGGTCGACGACGCCAGCGCCCGTGCCTTCGGCGTTGCCCTCGCCAGGTCGCTTTCCCTGCACCTTGCAGAGAGGAATAGGGACTGA
- a CDS encoding alkaline phosphatase family protein — MKLPEAGTNPAVGRPDDGGLRPKVLVVGWDGVRDDRARQLAPPALSALAAQGRWWSTTLPDIDVAPTVTAVGWSTILTGVWPDAHGVMGNEEELNRLHRYPELLTTAFCARPELNTYGAASALIFGTDFGPGPLFGPGVGTVDWVDRREFPGKFTETDPIILEAAERHFRDEDPDIAFVYLGETDQIAHEHGVGTEYDAAILRQDERLGRLVAALRARPTWASERWLLMVTTDHGHLDEGGHGKGSWEERQSFVVGAILGDGAPPIGEPLPAGGAPRAGSAEGWAVTAENIDIAPTALAHLGLPPSARHAGTDLHTR, encoded by the coding sequence ATGAAGCTTCCCGAGGCAGGGACGAATCCAGCGGTTGGCCGGCCCGACGATGGCGGGCTCCGGCCGAAGGTCCTCGTCGTCGGCTGGGACGGCGTCCGCGACGACCGGGCCCGCCAGCTCGCGCCGCCGGCGCTGAGCGCCCTGGCGGCCCAGGGCCGCTGGTGGAGCACGACCCTCCCGGACATCGACGTGGCGCCCACGGTGACGGCGGTCGGCTGGTCGACGATCCTCACCGGGGTCTGGCCCGATGCCCACGGCGTGATGGGCAACGAGGAGGAGCTCAACCGCCTCCACCGCTATCCCGAGCTGCTCACGACGGCGTTCTGCGCACGTCCGGAGCTGAACACGTACGGGGCGGCCTCCGCGCTGATCTTCGGGACGGACTTCGGACCCGGCCCGCTCTTCGGCCCCGGGGTGGGCACCGTCGACTGGGTGGACCGCCGGGAGTTCCCGGGGAAGTTCACCGAGACCGACCCGATCATCCTGGAGGCCGCCGAGCGTCACTTCCGGGACGAGGACCCGGACATCGCCTTCGTCTACCTCGGGGAGACCGACCAGATCGCCCACGAGCACGGGGTCGGCACCGAGTACGACGCTGCGATCCTCCGGCAGGACGAGCGGCTCGGGCGCCTGGTCGCTGCACTGCGAGCCCGCCCCACCTGGGCGTCCGAGCGGTGGCTGCTCATGGTGACCACCGATCACGGGCATCTCGACGAGGGTGGCCACGGGAAGGGGTCCTGGGAGGAGCGGCAATCATTCGTCGTCGGCGCGATTCTCGGCGACGGCGCGCCTCCGATCGGCGAGCCTCTCCCGGCCGGCGGTGCTCCCCGGGCCGGCAGCGCCGAGGGCTGGGCCGTGACGGCCGAGAACATCGACATCGCACCGACCGCGCTCGCCCACCTGGGGCTACCTCCGTCCGCACGGCACGCAGGGACGGATCTGCACACCCGATGA
- a CDS encoding carbohydrate ABC transporter permease — protein sequence MKLSQGPLSRILVWVALCVAALLTTFPLLYAIAASLMTQTDFNAGAVLPSWPLEFSNYADAFKNFPLLRYLANSLIMASAVTVAVLITSSMAAFSFTFIRYRGRGILFAIVLATLMIPWEATIIVNFQTIRNLGWLNTFQGLSVPSFAMAFGIFLLRQAFSTLPDELHEAMQVDGATRLRFFVSTVLPLNRPMLATLAVYTFITTWNTYLWPLLVTSEERVRTVQIGLRSLQGEATTAWPLVMATTVMVMAATLVVLVVGQRQLKAGLVAGAVKG from the coding sequence GTGAAACTCTCCCAAGGACCTCTCTCCCGGATCCTCGTGTGGGTCGCCCTGTGCGTGGCAGCACTGTTGACGACGTTCCCGCTGCTGTACGCGATCGCTGCCAGTCTCATGACGCAGACCGACTTCAACGCGGGCGCCGTCCTGCCGTCGTGGCCGCTCGAGTTCAGCAATTACGCGGACGCCTTCAAGAATTTCCCCCTCCTGCGATACCTTGCCAACTCCCTCATCATGGCGAGCGCGGTGACTGTTGCCGTGCTGATCACCAGCAGCATGGCTGCGTTCTCGTTCACCTTCATCCGGTACCGCGGCCGCGGGATCCTCTTCGCGATCGTTCTCGCAACCCTCATGATCCCGTGGGAAGCCACGATCATCGTCAATTTCCAGACCATCAGGAATCTTGGCTGGCTCAACACCTTCCAGGGACTCAGCGTGCCCTCGTTCGCGATGGCCTTCGGCATCTTCCTCCTGCGACAGGCGTTCAGCACTCTGCCGGACGAGCTGCACGAAGCAATGCAGGTCGACGGGGCCACGCGGCTCCGATTCTTCGTCTCCACCGTGCTGCCCCTGAACCGACCGATGCTCGCGACGCTCGCCGTGTACACGTTCATCACGACGTGGAACACCTATCTGTGGCCCCTGCTGGTGACGAGCGAGGAACGGGTCCGCACGGTGCAGATCGGCCTGCGGAGCCTGCAAGGCGAGGCGACCACCGCCTGGCCTCTCGTGATGGCGACGACCGTCATGGTGATGGCGGCGACGCTCGTCGTGCTCGTCGTGGGCCAGCGCCAGCTGAAGGCAGGCCTCGTCGCCGGCGCGGTGAAGGGATGA
- a CDS encoding carbohydrate ABC transporter permease, with protein sequence MTAGDSAPVLPPMPAERRAIRRRKEWRNLGSGILYLAPALAIFAMFLFYPAIKTGWLSMFRTNVRGIPTQFIGLTNYISNLTSEGFQSSLWATLLFTVMVVPATMVVALVLALLANEKIRGIGLFRTVYAMPLAISSAAAAVVWRLIFHPSQGILNTALGAAGLPTFGWLTDPRIALISVALTTIWMHIGFTFIVLLGGLQALPTELYESAAIDGAGRRQQLRHVTLPLLSPVLFFVSVVLVINSLQSFGQIDILTGGGPAGATNLIVYEIYQNAFVQNQIGYASSQTIILFLVVMALTAVQYRVGSKKVHYQ encoded by the coding sequence ATGACTGCGGGCGACAGCGCACCAGTCCTGCCACCGATGCCGGCGGAACGCCGGGCGATCCGTCGGCGCAAGGAGTGGAGGAATCTCGGGAGCGGGATCCTGTATCTCGCGCCCGCCCTGGCGATCTTCGCGATGTTCCTCTTCTACCCGGCGATCAAGACCGGATGGCTGAGCATGTTCAGAACGAATGTGCGCGGGATCCCCACCCAGTTCATCGGGCTGACGAACTACATCTCGAATCTCACGTCGGAGGGATTCCAGTCGAGCTTGTGGGCGACGTTGCTGTTCACCGTGATGGTGGTTCCCGCGACGATGGTGGTTGCTCTCGTCCTCGCACTCCTCGCGAACGAGAAGATCCGCGGCATCGGGCTCTTCCGGACCGTGTATGCCATGCCGCTGGCGATCTCCTCGGCCGCTGCCGCGGTCGTGTGGCGACTCATCTTCCACCCCAGCCAAGGCATCCTGAACACCGCCCTCGGTGCCGCCGGCCTCCCCACGTTCGGATGGCTCACCGATCCCCGCATCGCGCTCATCTCCGTGGCCCTGACCACCATCTGGATGCACATCGGGTTCACCTTCATCGTGCTCCTCGGAGGGCTCCAGGCCCTTCCGACGGAGCTGTACGAGAGCGCTGCGATCGACGGGGCTGGCCGCCGTCAGCAGCTGCGACACGTGACCCTCCCGCTGCTCTCGCCAGTGCTGTTCTTCGTGAGCGTCGTACTCGTCATCAACTCGCTGCAGTCCTTCGGGCAGATCGACATCCTCACCGGCGGAGGCCCCGCGGGGGCGACGAACCTCATCGTGTACGAGATCTATCAAAACGCGTTCGTGCAGAACCAGATCGGATATGCCAGCTCGCAGACCATCATCCTGTTCCTCGTCGTCATGGCCCTCACGGCCGTGCAGTACCGGGTGGGGTCGAAGAAGGTGCATTACCAGTGA
- a CDS encoding ABC transporter substrate-binding protein yields MRRRAFHLATVAAATGLTLTACSGAPKAERGENDEIIVTFWHSMRGNNGEQLQAYVKEFNESQDEIIVNESQQGMYEEAYTKLMQVVGTDDAPDIMQMGNLRQTLDAGMITPMQKLVDADDSFDADELLPATRGVYTVDDTLQYMPHSASNNVIFFNVDAFKEAGLDPDDPPRTYSEFADAARTLKEKLDLDEGAGVLINGSVFSTLNSVQGEPLLNNANGWEGAPTAAEFDGEAGVGIMTWLQQMLDEGILGNYGRDFDNLRQPWYSGKIAMISDTTAATMMHEQAATFAFDVMPLPVPDDVEPLTASPGGNGLAILENVAEETQQAAFELVKFLVSPEIQARWAANTGYFPVVESAWDEDVLRDAMEKIPAMKTANKLVQETGDSPDTRSPLSGVSPDSYIADAWEAVYDGGDTTEELTKAADLVDTDLEKYNKANG; encoded by the coding sequence ATGAGACGCCGCGCATTCCACCTCGCCACCGTGGCTGCAGCCACCGGACTCACCCTCACTGCGTGCAGTGGGGCCCCGAAAGCCGAGAGGGGGGAGAACGACGAGATCATCGTGACGTTCTGGCATTCGATGCGCGGGAACAACGGTGAACAGCTGCAGGCCTATGTCAAGGAGTTCAACGAGAGCCAGGACGAGATCATCGTCAACGAGTCCCAGCAGGGCATGTACGAAGAGGCGTACACGAAGCTCATGCAGGTGGTCGGCACCGACGACGCTCCGGACATCATGCAGATGGGGAATCTTCGCCAGACCCTGGACGCCGGCATGATCACTCCGATGCAGAAACTGGTCGACGCCGACGACAGCTTCGATGCCGATGAGCTCCTCCCGGCCACTCGCGGCGTGTACACCGTCGACGACACCCTCCAGTACATGCCCCATTCAGCGTCCAACAACGTCATCTTCTTCAACGTCGACGCCTTCAAGGAGGCCGGCCTCGATCCCGACGATCCGCCGCGCACCTATTCGGAGTTCGCGGACGCAGCAAGAACCCTCAAGGAGAAGCTCGACTTGGACGAGGGCGCCGGAGTCCTCATCAACGGCAGTGTCTTCTCCACGCTGAACAGCGTGCAGGGCGAACCGCTGCTCAACAACGCCAACGGCTGGGAGGGGGCGCCGACTGCCGCCGAGTTCGACGGGGAGGCCGGAGTCGGCATCATGACCTGGCTCCAGCAGATGCTCGATGAGGGCATCCTCGGCAACTATGGCCGCGATTTCGACAATCTGCGCCAACCTTGGTACTCGGGAAAGATTGCCATGATCTCGGACACGACGGCCGCGACCATGATGCACGAACAGGCCGCGACCTTCGCGTTCGATGTCATGCCCCTCCCTGTGCCCGACGACGTCGAACCGCTCACCGCGTCGCCGGGCGGAAACGGCCTCGCGATTCTCGAGAATGTTGCTGAAGAGACCCAGCAAGCCGCCTTCGAACTCGTGAAATTCCTCGTCTCCCCCGAGATCCAGGCCCGATGGGCGGCGAACACGGGGTATTTCCCGGTGGTCGAGTCCGCATGGGACGAGGACGTCCTCCGGGACGCGATGGAGAAGATCCCGGCGATGAAGACGGCGAACAAGCTCGTGCAGGAGACGGGCGACTCGCCCGATACCCGTAGTCCACTCTCCGGGGTGTCCCCCGACAGCTACATCGCCGATGCCTGGGAGGCCGTGTACGACGGCGGGGACACCACGGAGGAGCTGACGAAGGCCGCCGACCTGGTCGATACGGATCTGGAGAAGTACAACAAGGCGAACGGATGA